TGGACTGCCATCTCCTTCACCGTGACCAACTCGGCGCCGACCACACCCGTCATTACCCGAACGCCGGATGGCAACAGTATAGCTCCCGGCGTAGCAATCACTATCACGGCAAGCAGCACCGACCCGGACGGCGACGCCATAACCTATGTGTGGGAGGGCAGGCCGGCACAGACCAGTACCGCCTATCCATTGGGCAAGAATGTGGTGCGCGTCAAGGCGGTGGACTCCACCGGAGCTGAATCACCCTGGGCGGCTATTGTGTTCTTCGTTGCTGACCCCAACCATGGAGGCGGCATGACGTTGACCGGACCGGAATCGGTCATCCTGGAGCAAGGCATCGCAGGAGCGACCATCACCAGCTATACCTTTACAGTGCCGCCGGTTGACGGGCACAGCGGTCAGGATTACGGCCGCGTCCGCGGGTACAACGTCCTGACCGGGCAGTGGGACCAACTGGATTACCAGACCACCACCAACGGCATCACCTTTAGCCGTACTCTAGCGGCCGGAATCTACAGCCAGTTGGAGTTCTACTACTACACGAACCATACGTGCATGTATAACAAGTCAAACATCACCTATTCCGTTACGTTCTATTTCCAGTAACTCGGCGGAATTTACGGAAAACAGAAAAGGAGGAATCACCAATGAGCGCTGAAAACCGGAGGCTTTGTCTGCGCCCCGCTTCGATTGAGGAAGCGGGGCTGTTCTATTCTCAGGATGCGAAAGATGCTGAGCTTGGCACGGTCGGACATATGCGCGTGGACTTTGGGCATGACGGCAGGGAGTTCTGGTCAACCTGGTGGCCGCACAACGAAGACGCGCTGAATACACCGGAATTCAAGTCGGAGCTTCAGTCCTTCGTGGATGAGCTCCGCAAAACCGGACCATTGAGAGATCTTTCGGCAATGTCAGAATATTGCTGCGGCCATGGTGACGGCAGGCTGGGTGACGGCTCCAGAGGAAGCTACGGGTTTGTTGCCGAAAGCGAGCATTACCGTTATTGCCTGCGGTGTACGCCGATCCAGGGCGATTACAATGCCTATCTATATATCTACGACAAGCGTCAGCAGGATATGAACAAGCTTCAAAAGCTCCTGGATACAGAACAGGATTTACCGGAAATGTGTTTTTCCACCCTGTCCAGTGATGGGAGCCTGATCTGCATCAAGCATGGCGAAACCGGCTACTACAAATCGGATTGGGATACCGGCGATCCGGTAAAGAACCGAGAGCTGGCCGATTACAACAACGAAAAGCTGGGAGTTTCTAAACTGCAGGAGGAAGCCATGGTCATCAAATCCATGACCGGATGGACTTCTCAGGAGTCTGCATCCCAGGAATCCGGCATGGAGCAGACAATGGGAGGAATGTGACGCAAGGAGGTGCTATATGAACGGAATCCAAATCAAAAACAACCGCATTCTCTACTATGGCAATACGGCGGGCTATCTTGACACCAAACGGGCAACGGCCATAGTGGACCCGATGTTTGAAAACGATGAGCTGAAATCTTATCTTTCAAACACCAAAGGGCTTAACATTGAGTGGAGGCCCGGTACCTTTGACCGTCTGGCGACGGGTAAGCTCGACCCGGAGGGCAACCTGCAGGTGCTGAAGAAATGCAGGGTGCATCAGCTGAAGCCGGATGCCGATATTATGATGAAATTCATCGGATACGACGAACTCACGGAGCGCTTCGGGGAGCCTGACCCTTCCAATTACCAAGTGGTATACGACGGCGAAGTGGAAACCAACGATCTGGAGGAACTCTATGCTAAATTCAACCTGGACCACCCGCCCAGCTACGAAGGGCACAGCCTCTCTATGTCGGACGTCGTGGAGCT
This window of the Methylomusa anaerophila genome carries:
- a CDS encoding YodL domain-containing protein, giving the protein MNGIQIKNNRILYYGNTAGYLDTKRATAIVDPMFENDELKSYLSNTKGLNIEWRPGTFDRLATGKLDPEGNLQVLKKCRVHQLKPDADIMMKFIGYDELTERFGEPDPSNYQVVYDGEVETNDLEELYAKFNLDHPPSYEGHSLSMSDVVELYDESGNSFHYVDRFGFREIPFQESGQELEQGPQMSM